One region of Streptomyces rishiriensis genomic DNA includes:
- a CDS encoding dihydrofolate reductase family protein → MDQLLRVQNFTISSDGIAAGEDQSLERPFGHHIDPGKLFAWAGATASWPNRTEAGGSRGIDDYFTRDFSHNIGAEIMGRNKFGPQRGPWRDDEWRGWWGDEPPFHTPVFVMTHHKRPSFTLSDTTFHFVDGDPAAVLAQAREAAQGKDVRLGGGVTTIREFLDADLVDTMHVAVSPVKLEFGLRLWDSPEELLNRFHMEVVPSPSGVTHHLFWRK, encoded by the coding sequence ATGGATCAGCTGCTGCGCGTGCAGAACTTCACCATCTCGAGCGACGGCATCGCCGCCGGCGAGGACCAGAGTCTCGAGCGGCCCTTCGGCCACCACATCGATCCGGGAAAGCTCTTCGCCTGGGCCGGCGCCACGGCGAGCTGGCCCAACCGCACCGAGGCCGGGGGAAGCCGGGGCATCGACGACTACTTCACCCGGGACTTCAGCCACAACATCGGCGCCGAGATCATGGGCCGCAACAAGTTCGGGCCCCAGCGCGGCCCGTGGCGCGACGACGAGTGGCGCGGCTGGTGGGGTGACGAGCCGCCCTTTCATACGCCGGTGTTCGTCATGACCCACCACAAGCGTCCATCGTTCACGCTCTCCGACACCACGTTCCATTTCGTGGACGGCGACCCCGCCGCCGTTCTCGCGCAGGCGCGGGAGGCCGCGCAGGGCAAGGACGTCCGGCTCGGCGGCGGCGTGACCACCATCCGGGAGTTCCTCGACGCCGACCTCGTCGACACCATGCACGTGGCCGTCTCACCGGTGAAGCTCGAATTCGGACTACGCCTCTGGGACTCGCCCGAAGAACTGCTGAACCGGTTCCACATGGAGGTCGTGCCCAGCCCGAGCGGCGTGACGCATCACCTCTTCTGGCGCAAGTGA
- a CDS encoding DUF4246 domain-containing protein: MTGLSAFPLPFRASRSISFATPRTLRELQMMQCSSHIRAKPGWFDKMRDADIVARWTQEAVAQGLTEAQVRYVLAELLHYAELRDGRTGIEVSAVDGVWQSDLLVDDKLRSRLREAVRVLEQVPEAEKDWHPGSGGQVLDLVHPSLFCLVRGVSVAPEEAWQNPTDRYSRYEFSEKFQWLPTDVDVSDDGDVTFRSYVNNVHPEAHRELASVLPDLFACVRPLLENVLTDLRHPRPLRIEADPFGWYDSEPEYPEKSSYSDDGAHAEALRAWEEAQDDWWENRSPVVPDAPAFTPPESPGESARVDLRGRRLQVIVKLATIHLTPDKPEYPGGSWHVEGMMNERIVSTCIYYWDSENITESRLSFRAALDDPNYEQNDDNGLREVYGLEDEDALNQMLGSASTPAGRCLAFPNILQHRVGSFRLTDPARPGHRKILAFFLVDPSEKIVSTSDVPPQQPWSDTSTMTLEQAKEHRDQLMQERKFFVDEHNDQLYEREFSLCEH; this comes from the coding sequence TTGACCGGCCTGTCTGCCTTCCCGCTGCCCTTCCGTGCTTCCCGTTCCATATCGTTCGCAACACCCAGAACACTGCGGGAACTTCAGATGATGCAGTGCAGCTCACACATTCGGGCGAAGCCGGGATGGTTCGACAAGATGAGAGATGCCGACATCGTCGCCAGGTGGACGCAGGAAGCGGTCGCCCAGGGCCTCACCGAAGCACAGGTTCGTTACGTGCTCGCCGAACTCCTCCATTACGCCGAACTGCGGGACGGACGAACCGGCATCGAGGTGTCCGCGGTCGACGGGGTGTGGCAGTCGGACCTCCTGGTCGACGACAAGCTCAGATCCCGGCTGCGAGAGGCGGTCCGGGTATTGGAACAGGTCCCCGAAGCCGAGAAGGACTGGCATCCCGGATCCGGTGGCCAGGTACTGGATCTGGTCCATCCCTCACTGTTCTGCCTGGTGAGAGGGGTGAGCGTTGCGCCCGAGGAGGCTTGGCAGAACCCGACGGACCGTTACTCGAGGTATGAATTCTCGGAGAAATTCCAGTGGCTGCCCACGGACGTCGACGTCAGTGACGACGGCGATGTCACCTTCCGTTCGTACGTCAACAACGTCCACCCCGAAGCTCATCGCGAACTGGCCTCCGTCCTGCCGGACCTGTTCGCGTGCGTGCGCCCGCTGCTGGAGAACGTGCTCACCGATCTGCGTCATCCGCGGCCTCTGCGGATCGAGGCCGATCCATTCGGGTGGTACGACTCGGAGCCGGAGTATCCGGAAAAGTCCTCCTACAGTGACGACGGGGCCCACGCGGAAGCGCTCCGTGCATGGGAAGAGGCCCAGGACGACTGGTGGGAGAACCGGAGTCCGGTCGTCCCGGACGCCCCGGCCTTCACCCCGCCGGAGTCGCCCGGTGAATCCGCCCGAGTCGATCTGCGCGGCCGCCGTCTCCAGGTCATCGTCAAGCTCGCCACTATTCATCTCACACCGGACAAGCCTGAGTACCCCGGCGGTTCCTGGCATGTCGAGGGGATGATGAACGAGCGGATCGTTTCGACCTGCATTTACTACTGGGACAGCGAGAACATCACCGAAAGCCGGCTGAGCTTCCGGGCGGCACTCGACGACCCGAACTACGAACAGAACGACGACAACGGTCTGCGTGAGGTCTACGGCCTGGAAGACGAAGACGCGCTGAACCAGATGCTGGGATCGGCATCGACCCCAGCGGGCCGCTGCCTGGCGTTCCCGAACATCCTGCAACACCGCGTCGGTTCATTCCGCCTCACGGACCCGGCTCGCCCGGGGCATCGCAAGATTCTCGCGTTCTTCCTGGTAGATCCGTCGGAAAAGATCGTCTCGACATCCGATGTGCCACCGCAACAACCATGGTCCGACACCTCGACCATGACGCTTGAACAGGCCAAGGAACACCGCGACCAACTCATGCAGGAACGCAAATTCTTCGTCGACGAGCACAACGATCAGCTCTACGAACGAGAATTCTCCCTCTGCGAGCACTGA
- a CDS encoding SDR family oxidoreductase, with protein MTEDPTQKHPRPEFPGQDQQHPGWTGPMDPPPDHGETSYEGTGILRDRKAVVTGGDSGIGRAVALAYAREGADVLFTHLPEEEKDARETAALVEEAGRTAIAVPCDIREEEQCRRLVERAVAEFGRIDILVNNAAYQMSQPDGIQAISTEQFDRVVRTNLYGMFWLSKMSLPHMPSGGCIINSTSVQAYKPSPHLLDYAMTKGAIVTFTQGLAQMTIGDGIRVNAVAPGPVWTPLIPATMPDTTEFGKQAPIGRPAQPAEMAPAYVFLASPQASYITAEILNATGGTPLP; from the coding sequence GTGACCGAGGACCCCACGCAGAAGCATCCACGTCCCGAGTTCCCGGGGCAGGACCAGCAGCACCCGGGCTGGACGGGCCCGATGGACCCGCCTCCCGACCACGGTGAGACCTCGTACGAAGGCACCGGAATTCTCCGCGACCGCAAAGCGGTGGTGACAGGGGGCGACTCCGGCATCGGACGGGCCGTCGCGCTCGCATACGCCCGTGAGGGCGCCGACGTACTGTTCACCCACCTGCCCGAGGAGGAGAAGGACGCCCGGGAGACCGCCGCCCTGGTCGAGGAAGCGGGACGTACAGCCATCGCGGTGCCCTGCGACATCCGCGAGGAGGAGCAGTGCCGCCGGCTCGTGGAGCGAGCGGTCGCCGAGTTCGGCCGTATCGACATCCTCGTCAACAACGCCGCTTACCAGATGTCGCAGCCTGACGGCATTCAGGCCATCTCGACCGAGCAGTTCGACCGTGTCGTGCGGACGAACCTGTACGGCATGTTCTGGTTGAGCAAGATGTCGCTGCCGCACATGCCGTCGGGCGGCTGCATCATCAACTCCACCTCCGTGCAGGCGTACAAACCCAGCCCGCATCTGCTGGACTACGCGATGACCAAGGGAGCCATCGTCACGTTCACCCAGGGACTCGCGCAGATGACGATCGGCGACGGTATCCGGGTCAACGCCGTGGCCCCCGGCCCGGTGTGGACTCCGCTGATCCCGGCGACGATGCCGGACACCACCGAGTTCGGCAAGCAGGCCCCCATCGGCCGACCGGCTCAGCCGGCCGAGATGGCCCCCGCCTATGTCTTCCTGGCGTCACCGCAGGCGAGCTACATCACGGCAGAGATCCTGAACGCCACCGGCGGGACGCCACTGCCCTGA
- a CDS encoding ABC transporter permease, with amino-acid sequence MSTTPRLSPTDPVSLPVPGKAPASRRPRVAARVRHVALPLGSLLLFLLLWQLLAASGTWSETLVPPPSKVWDAFIDVSTTHDGTRGYNGTTLIEHLGISLRRIALGAGMGIAAGVVFGLLMGTVGWVRSLFEPWITFLRTLPPLAYFSLLIIWLGINEEPKVTLLAVAAFPPVAVSTTTAVAAVPKSLIEAARALGASRWDVVRDVVAPSALPETLTGIRLAVGVAYSSLVAAELVNGLPGIGGMVKDAANYNNTPVVLVGIIAIGVSGLIIDGLLLRLERVAVPWRGRA; translated from the coding sequence ATGTCCACGACCCCACGTCTCTCACCGACTGATCCCGTCTCCCTCCCCGTACCCGGCAAGGCGCCGGCTTCGCGTCGTCCCCGCGTCGCGGCACGCGTGCGTCATGTCGCTCTGCCGCTCGGCTCACTCCTGCTGTTTCTGCTCCTGTGGCAGCTGCTGGCGGCGAGCGGAACCTGGAGCGAGACCCTGGTGCCGCCGCCGTCCAAGGTGTGGGACGCGTTCATCGACGTGTCCACGACGCACGACGGCACCCGCGGCTACAACGGCACCACCCTCATCGAACATCTGGGCATCAGCCTGCGGCGCATCGCGCTCGGGGCCGGTATGGGCATCGCCGCCGGAGTCGTCTTCGGGCTGCTGATGGGCACCGTCGGCTGGGTACGGTCGTTGTTCGAGCCCTGGATCACCTTCCTGCGGACGCTGCCGCCGCTGGCGTACTTCTCGCTCCTCATCATCTGGCTGGGCATCAACGAGGAGCCCAAGGTCACGCTGCTCGCCGTGGCGGCCTTTCCGCCGGTGGCGGTGTCCACCACCACGGCCGTGGCCGCCGTACCGAAGAGTCTGATCGAGGCGGCCCGCGCGCTCGGCGCATCGCGCTGGGACGTCGTCAGGGACGTCGTCGCCCCGTCCGCTCTGCCGGAGACGCTCACCGGCATCCGCCTGGCCGTCGGCGTGGCCTACTCCTCCCTCGTCGCCGCCGAGTTGGTCAACGGGCTGCCCGGCATCGGAGGCATGGTCAAGGACGCCGCGAACTACAACAACACCCCGGTCGTGCTCGTCGGCATCATCGCCATCGGCGTCTCCGGCCTGATCATCGACGGTCTGCTGCTACGGCTGGAACGTGTCGCCGTTCCGTGGCGTGGACGCGCGTAA
- a CDS encoding taurine ABC transporter substrate-binding protein: MSRSAPQGPSRRLLLAGALAAVSAAVTGCSSDSEAASGGSKRLRIGYFAFPSGDLIVKHNKLLEKALPDHKITWIKFDSGASVNQAFIGKSLDIAALGSSPFARGVSGASPIPYKVAWILDVAGENEALLARKDTGITDVAGLKGRTIATPFASTSHYSLLAALEKAGLKSSDVKLIDLQPQPILAAWERGDIDAAYVWLPTLDELRKTGTQLTSSKEIGAAGKPTLDLAVVSDELIAKDPQAIDAWRKVQAEALRLLKSDPEGSVEAVAAELGIKAADAQAQLAQGVFLTPEEVTSADWLGTDGTPGKLLTYVTDTAGFLADQKQIDAAPSEDVVRKAFYLKGLPDVLK; encoded by the coding sequence ATGTCTCGTTCGGCTCCTCAAGGCCCGTCCCGGCGCCTGCTGCTCGCCGGCGCCCTCGCCGCAGTCTCCGCGGCCGTCACCGGCTGCTCCTCGGACAGCGAGGCAGCGTCCGGCGGCTCCAAACGGCTTCGCATCGGCTACTTCGCCTTCCCCAGCGGCGACTTGATCGTGAAGCACAACAAGCTGCTGGAGAAGGCCCTGCCGGACCACAAGATCACGTGGATCAAGTTCGACTCCGGTGCCAGCGTCAACCAGGCCTTCATCGGCAAGTCCCTGGACATCGCGGCCCTGGGGTCGAGTCCCTTCGCCCGGGGAGTGTCCGGAGCCTCGCCGATCCCGTACAAGGTCGCGTGGATCCTCGACGTGGCCGGCGAGAACGAGGCGCTCTTGGCGCGCAAGGACACCGGCATCACCGACGTCGCCGGACTCAAGGGCAGGACGATCGCCACGCCGTTCGCCTCCACCTCGCACTACAGCCTGCTGGCGGCGCTGGAGAAGGCGGGTCTGAAGTCCTCCGACGTCAAGCTCATCGATCTCCAGCCGCAACCGATCCTCGCCGCATGGGAGCGCGGGGACATCGACGCCGCCTACGTCTGGCTGCCCACCCTCGACGAACTGCGCAAGACCGGCACCCAGCTCACCAGCAGCAAGGAGATCGGCGCCGCCGGCAAGCCGACCCTGGATCTGGCCGTCGTGTCGGACGAACTGATCGCCAAGGACCCACAGGCGATCGACGCCTGGCGGAAGGTGCAGGCCGAGGCCCTTCGGCTGCTCAAGTCCGACCCCGAGGGATCGGTCGAGGCCGTCGCGGCCGAACTCGGCATCAAGGCCGCGGACGCCCAGGCGCAGCTCGCCCAAGGGGTGTTCCTCACCCCGGAAGAGGTCACCTCCGCCGACTGGCTCGGCACCGACGGCACCCCGGGCAAGTTGCTGACCTACGTCACCGACACCGCCGGATTCCTGGCCGACCAGAAGCAGATCGACGCCGCACCGTCCGAGGACGTCGTCCGCAAGGCGTTCTATCTCAAGGGGCTGCCCGATGTCCTCAAGTGA
- a CDS encoding ABC transporter ATP-binding protein, producing the protein MSSSEATTTVDSTDDTRHAGSVRLDHVTHQYGRGGETVTAVGPVDLTVPAGEFLVLVGASGCGKSTLLRLIAGFEQPTHGSVRVSGTLPRPGEAAGVVFQTPRLFPWRTVRGNIDLALRYAGIDRAQWPERRAELLARVGLEGTEKRRVWEISGGQQQRVAIARALAAEHPLFLLDEPFAALDALTRERLQEDVRRVTAQTGRTTVFVTHSADEAVFLGTRIVVLTRSPGTVALDLPINLPRGDIDAEEVRESREFNELRVQVAHAVKTAAAA; encoded by the coding sequence ATGTCCTCAAGTGAGGCCACCACGACTGTCGACAGCACGGACGACACCCGGCACGCCGGGTCCGTCCGGCTCGACCACGTCACCCACCAGTACGGCCGGGGCGGCGAGACCGTCACCGCTGTGGGACCCGTCGATCTGACCGTGCCCGCCGGTGAGTTCCTCGTCCTGGTGGGCGCCTCCGGCTGCGGGAAGAGCACCCTGTTGCGGCTGATCGCAGGATTCGAGCAACCCACCCATGGCTCGGTGCGGGTCTCCGGCACCTTGCCGCGGCCCGGCGAGGCGGCGGGTGTGGTCTTCCAGACGCCGCGGCTGTTCCCGTGGCGGACCGTGCGGGGCAACATCGACCTGGCGCTGCGGTACGCGGGCATCGACCGCGCCCAATGGCCCGAACGCCGTGCGGAATTGCTGGCGCGGGTCGGACTCGAAGGCACAGAGAAGCGACGCGTCTGGGAGATCTCCGGCGGCCAGCAGCAACGCGTCGCCATCGCCCGGGCGCTGGCAGCCGAGCATCCGCTGTTCCTGCTCGACGAACCGTTCGCGGCGTTGGACGCGCTGACCCGGGAACGGCTCCAGGAGGACGTCCGGCGCGTGACCGCGCAGACCGGGCGGACCACCGTCTTCGTGACGCACTCGGCGGACGAGGCGGTGTTCCTGGGCACGCGCATCGTCGTACTGACCAGGAGTCCCGGGACCGTCGCACTGGATCTGCCGATCAATCTGCCACGCGGCGACATCGATGCCGAAGAGGTGCGGGAGTCCCGCGAGTTCAACGAGCTGCGCGTGCAGGTCGCCCACGCCGTGAAGACGGCCGCCGCGGCTTGA
- a CDS encoding TauD/TfdA dioxygenase family protein, with protein MSILSVRPAVAQLPITELGPHFGAEIRGLDLGRLDDDQVLALREALVHYKVLFVRGQDGLDDAAQIEFGRRLGEVTVGHPIHDSGDVAPEVYSLDSQDNGFADVWHTDVTFVRRPPAISVLRAVVLPPTGGDTNWADSQLAYESLSPGLRTYLDTLTAVHDGSREFGYYLAQRRKGRGNLWEGEVFADLTPVEHPVVRVHPESGRKGLFVNPGFTSHIVGVSEHESRGILDILYAHLTKPEHVVRHRWQPGDVALWDNRSTAHYANRDYADQHRVMHRITLRGDTPVGP; from the coding sequence GTGAGCATCCTCAGCGTGCGGCCCGCGGTGGCACAGCTGCCGATCACCGAACTCGGCCCGCACTTCGGCGCGGAGATCCGTGGCCTCGACCTCGGCCGCCTCGACGACGACCAGGTCCTCGCGCTCCGCGAAGCACTCGTGCACTACAAGGTGCTCTTCGTCCGCGGCCAGGACGGCCTCGACGACGCCGCGCAGATCGAGTTCGGCAGACGTCTGGGCGAGGTCACCGTCGGGCACCCGATTCACGACTCCGGCGACGTGGCTCCCGAGGTGTACTCCCTGGACAGTCAGGACAACGGATTCGCCGACGTGTGGCACACGGACGTGACATTCGTACGACGGCCGCCGGCGATCTCCGTCCTGCGGGCCGTGGTGCTGCCTCCCACCGGCGGCGACACGAACTGGGCCGACAGTCAGCTCGCCTACGAGTCGCTTTCGCCGGGCCTGCGGACGTATCTCGACACGCTCACCGCCGTCCACGACGGCAGTCGCGAGTTCGGCTACTACCTGGCGCAGCGCAGGAAGGGCCGCGGCAATCTGTGGGAGGGCGAGGTGTTCGCCGACCTGACCCCTGTGGAGCATCCGGTGGTGCGGGTGCACCCGGAGAGCGGCCGCAAGGGCCTCTTTGTGAACCCGGGCTTCACCTCCCACATCGTCGGCGTCTCCGAGCACGAGAGCCGGGGCATCCTCGACATCCTCTACGCCCACCTCACCAAGCCCGAACACGTCGTCCGTCATCGCTGGCAGCCGGGGGACGTCGCCCTGTGGGACAACCGCAGCACGGCCCACTACGCCAACCGCGACTACGCGGACCAGCACCGCGTCATGCACCGCATCACCCTCCGCGGCGACACTCCCGTCGGCCCGTAG
- a CDS encoding TauD/TfdA dioxygenase family protein: MTTTVASYEIRRAGPRFGAEVTGIDLTAGVDDRTAEDLRHAFREHKVLVFRGQHLTPDQHVEAIRIFAEPFDHPTAVKDPAHPLVYPYNVQQTGKASTWHIGGLWRQPVFAIESLTYEVVPELGGHTLWADLQAAYDDLSEPFKKLLASVNAVYDANAQNYAQGSKRVEVEETVEHPVVLEHPETGRKGLFISTAARGLTGVTAAEGKVLLEHLLRHASSPDYTIRFGWNAGDFVLWDNRATWHYAVDDYGDGARVYRKVIGVEPVRQPAV, encoded by the coding sequence ATGACCACCACTGTCGCGAGCTACGAGATACGGCGGGCCGGTCCGCGGTTCGGTGCGGAGGTGACCGGTATCGATCTGACGGCCGGTGTCGACGACCGGACCGCCGAGGACCTGCGCCACGCGTTCCGGGAGCACAAGGTGCTGGTGTTCCGCGGTCAGCACCTGACACCCGATCAACACGTCGAGGCCATCCGCATCTTCGCGGAGCCCTTCGACCACCCGACCGCGGTGAAGGACCCCGCCCATCCGCTGGTCTACCCGTACAACGTCCAGCAGACCGGCAAGGCCAGCACCTGGCACATCGGCGGGCTGTGGCGGCAGCCGGTCTTCGCCATCGAGTCCCTCACCTACGAGGTCGTCCCCGAGCTGGGCGGCCATACCCTGTGGGCCGATCTCCAGGCGGCCTACGACGACCTGTCCGAGCCGTTCAAGAAGCTGCTCGCGTCGGTCAACGCGGTCTACGACGCCAACGCGCAGAACTACGCCCAGGGCAGCAAACGTGTCGAGGTCGAGGAGACCGTAGAGCACCCGGTCGTGCTGGAACATCCCGAGACAGGCAGGAAGGGGTTGTTCATCAGCACCGCGGCGCGTGGTCTCACGGGTGTCACGGCGGCGGAGGGGAAGGTACTGCTCGAACACCTTCTCAGGCACGCCTCCTCGCCCGACTACACGATCCGCTTCGGCTGGAACGCCGGCGACTTCGTGCTCTGGGACAACCGGGCAACCTGGCACTACGCCGTGGACGACTACGGCGACGGCGCCCGAGTCTACCGCAAGGTCATCGGGGTGGAGCCGGTGCGGCAGCCCGCT